A region from the Jaculus jaculus isolate mJacJac1 chromosome 18, mJacJac1.mat.Y.cur, whole genome shotgun sequence genome encodes:
- the Mrps16 gene encoding 28S ribosomal protein S16, mitochondrial, producing the protein MVHLTTLVCRGYRGGHLTIRLALGGCTNRPFYRIVAAHNKCPRNGRFVEQLGSYDPLPNSHGEKLVALNLDRIRHWLGCGAHLSKPMEKLLGLSGFFPLHPMMITSAERLRRKRAREVLLASQKTDTEPTETEVS; encoded by the exons ATGGTCCACCTCA CTACCCTTGTGTGTAGAGGTTACCGCGGGGGCCACTTAACCATTCGCCTCGCGTTGGGTGGCTGCACCAACAGGCCCTTTTACCGCATCGTGGCTGCTCACAACAAGTGCCCCAGGAACGGCCGTTTCGTGGAGCAGTTGGGCTCCTATGATCCACTGCCCAACAGTCACGGGGAAAAACTTGTGGCCCTCAATCTGGACAGGATCCGACACTGGCTTGGCTGTGGGGCCCACCTCTCTAAGCCCATGGAGAAGCTTCTAG GACTCTCTGGCTTTTTCCCTCTGCATCCTATGATGATCACAAGTGCCGAGAGATTGCGAAGGAAACGGGCACGTGAAGTCCTCTTGGCTTCTCAGAAAACAGACACAGAGCCTACAGAAACAGAAGTGAGctaa